The following DNA comes from Rosa rugosa chromosome 5, drRosRugo1.1, whole genome shotgun sequence.
ttttgacAGAAATGATCTTAGAAGATtgaaaaactttgagaattaattaaatcacaaggacaattatgacatttacaaatatacttttattataaaaaaataaaaaataaaactcacAACCCACTTTTTACTCCCAGTATCTTCTCTTTGTAATGAcggttttcttttttatttctgaaaaaataaaataaaaaatatttgcacatgcagagcatgtgtggaaaatgactcgtatatatatatatatatatatatatatatatatatatatatatatatatatatatatatttgacaaTTAAGATCCAATTTTTGTAATGGTCCGTCCTCAAAGAATTTTTGGGAGAGAAATGTTAAGACTAcgctacccaaaaaaaaaaaaaaaaaacatgggaTGCTTGTGTGAGCATTGGTGGTCGAGATTTGAATGAATTACGTAACAAATAAAAACTATTGTGGGAAATACCTTCCGAGTGGGAAATACCTTTGCTGAAGAGTAGGACGTCGCAAAAGGGTTGTTGGGTATCATAACCCTTAGAAGCTCCAAAATTTAGGCGAGCAAGGTTAAACTCCTAAGTCCTAACtatcaaaatttaaaataatatcTAGAAGAATAAGAGTTCATAATGTGATAATGACGAACTTTCATTGACAAAGAGTGTATCGGTGAAACTTTTATTTTCAGAGaatatctttatatatatatatatttctttgtctctgtaattaaaataaatattttcggCTCCCACTCCGAAATATCTTCCTCAAAAGAGCCCGTTGtcaaaatttaaaagaaaagatAATTAAAGGGACCTCCAACCCCAATCGACTAACATAACCTCCAAAATAATTCAGCCCACAATCCAACCCTGCCCAGCCAGTTGAAGCCTTATAATGGACCCAAAAGCCCATTATTGTGCCCGGACTGCCCAATCAGTTGGAGGGGCCATTACCACTGCCACAATCAGCATCACTTTCACGGCCGTCATAGCTGCAAGCCCAGGACTCCCATCAGTGGTGATCATAGGTAAAAGCTTTGAACTATGCAATATTTTACCAAATTGGTTCTTGTAGAAGCATAAAGGAAAGTGCTTTGGTCTCTTTCAATTGCTATGAAGCTTCCTTACCCAACACCAAAAGAAGAATGAATAAATATTTAATGTAGCTTAATGCTGTAGTGAATATTGTAAAGCCAAGATGATGTTAATGACGTTAATTGGGTACAAAATTttgtagaatattctgtaaatatttactttccttgtatgtgTAGATTAAGTATCctgtataattgtaggagatattttcctattaggattacACTTGTACCTCCATATATACCTCCTCTTTTGGAGATGAATAATTATACAAACACATCCAATTTTTATATTcaacttggtatcaaagcaggttcAAGGTATAACATTTGATTTAGAAAGCCCTTAAGAACCGGAGGATTACAAAAGAATTTCACTATGATCTGCAAGAACTCTAATACTGATGTGATGCAAACAGAAACAGAACATTGTACTTCAAAAGAATCGAAAatagaaaaactgaaaacaactATATTGTTTCTTTCAAATGGAGGCACCACTATACACATCTCTGCtctattgtaaaaaaaaaaaaaaaaaaaaaaaaaaaaaaaaaaaaaactctcatgCAAGATAGAGAAAAAGACCAACCAACCAAGCAACCCTCAGAAGATTTCTCAAGAAAGCAGAAGCAATTGACCAGCTTCTGGTTTTCTCTGCATTGCTTGAAGCTGCAGCTTTGTGTTTAATATGTCAGCTTGCTCCTTCTACTCAAAGAAAAACAAGCTGAATGTATTAGCTAAGCCCGGTTGTGGATAGGATCTGATCCTCTTCTCACctttcttttgcttgattgatttggATCAAAATTCTTGTTTGTACTTGTTGAATTCTTCTTTCCTGTGTTCATTTCTTCAGTGACGACAGCCTTAAGAATCCGATGATGTTCTTGATTCAGTCTTAGCGCAACGCCTATACTTCGATGGCCAGAAACTTCACTTGGTTGAAATACTAACAACCCAATACAGATAGCAAGGATAAACACTCTATGATTACTCGACACCATGGTTTGATttttacaaaaacaaacaatGAGAACAGTTGTAGTATCTTCCTTTGGTTTGAGTATTGAGACCAGTTTGTAGTTTCTAATGGTATGTTCCATTCCTGTAGACATAAGCAGGCTATTTATGTCTTGTTGGGTTTAGGCAGCAGGGGCTTTAAAGTGTAAAAGCAAAGGAGGGACCCAAAACACCAAGAGGAATTTTAGATTCACCTCAAATCATAATAAAGACTGCAATCTAAGCAAATTAAGGCTGTTATTTCAAGAATCTGACATGACATGGATGATGAATAACTAAAGGTATATTTGAACAATacccttgacaagccaagcatcttttttcatttgtttccctACATCCCTATCATTTGCCTTGCTTTTGTCTCTTGGTCTCTTAGTACCCACATGCCACATCACTAGTGTATGCTTCTTATGTGTAAAAATTTAACATCTACTTACTTACTCAAAGTTTAACAGCTTATGATTCTTCAATTTTAACTCAGATTGTGTTCTGCTCTTAAGTTAACTACTACTTTCTGGGCCTTTAAGCTCATAATGTGAGATTTGTAATGGGGGTTTTGTGGTAAAATACAATTCCTTTCCTACTAAGAAAAGGAGGGTACgttttgttttttcaaataGGAATATATGTGACTGGGCAGACACACTACTCAGATGCTGCAATAGTTGCAAGCAAGACATGCATATAAAGAATAGGAGGAGAATTAAGAATGGGAAATAGAGCAGAGAGCAGATCAGAGCAgccaacaaaagaaacaaacacttGCTTTATGCCATTTTAAGATCTCCTCCCTCATCCACTTTAGACTCTTCCAAGCTCTCTTCCCAATGAAACTAAAAAATAATTGAGACCAGTACTTGGTTTCTTGTGCTAAATGTGTTTCTTTATGCTTTACTTTGCTCTTCTTTGGGTTTGGTTGGGTTGCCAATACTGATTAAACCCCCATTCAGTTTGCAACTCCAACTTTTTCTTTGTAACTCATTGTTTAATGAGTATTGCGTTTATAATAGTATAGATCACATGCAACTTGGAACATTCTAAAGCATAAATTCCTACACTTTAATCGAATGTGAGAGACAATGACATGTAGCCTTAGGATCGATTGTGAATGCCGACTGGTCACTGGTCATGGTCCAAAGCAATCAAATCTCACTCAGCTTGAATGGTTTTTTGTTAATGTGCTGATTCTTTGCTTTTTATCCCCCAACTAAAGTGAAAAGAGCTAAATGAGTTGTAGCTTTCtactccatttttctctccataaGGTTTAAACCACCCAAAGGAGGTTTCACAAACCAAGCATCacagaaaacaagaacatactCATCCTCCATTAACATTTGCCGCATCAAGAACATGTTCGATCTCTTCCAATGTAACAAAATAACTCGATGTAGACAGAAAATACGATGCCATATTAAGTATTGCTAAAGCCAATGGGATCAAGGTCTCAAAGTTTTATTGAGAAAATTTGGATTCCAAAACCTCCGGGTGTATCCTCCAACAGAACCAAAACTTGTAAGGCTAGCTGTGCCTTCAACTTCAAGTTCCAATTGAAGCCCTTTTGCCAAATTAAGACATAAAAATGCTAGCTAGCTGGGGCCTTTTGCTTCTTTGGGTACATATATATCGTCGTACGGCTACGTACTAAGCTGCCAAGGTAAATCAACCAATGCAACTAGATACTTATTCTTTCATTGTTCTTACTAATCTGGTGAATGTGGATCCCATCCCACATCATTTTAACTAAAAAGCACAAAGAAAATTATGTTAATAATTCGAATTAAGGCTTTAAGTATTCTCGAGGTTGGTCTTAAAGTTGTGGCTTTCTATACCTAAAGTTTAAACCCCCCAACTTAACTGTCTCGGTGCAATGACAGCAATGTTCATGAGGGAGTAAGCTACCAATGGCAATGAGTACCAAAGCAAATTTAAAGAAGATAAAGAGGAAATGAATAGTATTTTAACTATTCATTGAGTAGCATAGCCGATCTTTGCACAAtagcttcttctttctcttttcttcttttcctttcctttcatcCTTCAACATTTTTATGTTTAAAGACAATATTCATGGAGATAATGACAATGAAATGTTCTTGGCCTATTATTCATCACAAGTTGCTAAACTTTCTGTTCCCTGAGAAATGCCGACATTTCAGTTCAGAGGAGTACTATTCCAGCATGGCCGGGAGTCCTTCGCGCTCAGGCGCTCACCATGCCCTACTGAACTTTGACACAGGAGAGAAGGTGAGTGCAGATGGCGCTCCGATAATTCGAACATGATCACATTAGGACGCTTCTTCTTGATAAACCTATCTTTAGGATAAAGGTACAACAAAACAAAGGTGGGAACTGCAAACAGAATGTCCCCAAAATATATGCTAAAGAGAGATCGGAGCTTTCCTTTATGTACTTTCCGATCATTCTTCTTGGATCATAATCATACCAAGAGTGTGAGAGAATATATGCTCCCTTCTTTATCAACAAATCCACTGCCCCATCCTAGTCTGGGCCACTGCTTCATGAGATCTATAATGAATCCAAGATCCTATCTTATAAACAATACCAAGTTAACACGGTTCTTAAAGCTACAATCTAAAACTGCTCTTTCTGTAAAGAGTGAACTGTTCTAAACCTGACCAAGTTCATCGGTACAAGCAGCATTTCACGTTCTGAAATTCAGAGGATGAAGACAACAATTCTAAGAGCCTCAGCAACAACCTTGCAAACACAAACTTGATTTGGTTCCGGCTTGAAGCAAAGCCGAAAAATGTTTTTGGAGTATAAAGACAGGCATCGATCATGGGGGATGCCGCGGATGCATATCATAATGCATGACGATGGCAACATTTGTGTCATCAATCATATCCAGAGCCAAATGACAAGAATTACGGAAAATAATTACTGAAGCCTTTAATGAAATGGAAATTGGATAACAAAAAGTATAATACAAAGTAGGAATTACAGCCAATAAATCAAGTTGAACAAGACAACCCGTTCCAGATGACAACCAGCTGTGGCAGAGGTAACcggaatgaaaataaatatttcctttttctctggttgaatgaaaataatataaataCATACATATAATACATGACAACCAGAGATGGAGGTAAACTGGGAAGCCTTTTCAACAAGCCATTTGACAGAAGTCCACGCAGCTATAgccttttctgtttttttttttctttctattttctctttttatatttttagaAAACAATTGTGATTATAATGTTTCCATTTATTGTTCACTACTTTCCGCTACTCGCCCTCACCATGGCACAGAAAACTCTCCAGCATTCTTCCAGACTGTATGAGAATTAGGCAGTTTCTTGCTGTGCAGTCGTTCCGGGGGGCCCTGATGCTACCGCAAACTGCAGACCCCTCCAGACTGTATGAGAATTAGGCAGTTTCTTGCTGTGCAGTCGTTCCGGGGGGCCCTGATGCTACCGCAAACTGCAGACCCCTATGTTGCCCAGATTGAAGAACAAAAGCAACTTGTGTTGCTGCCAACGCTGCAGCTTCCTGTTTCACACAATATAACGACAGAAAAATCAAGGAGAAATCATCAACACAAATTACATGGATCTTGTTGCAGTTTAAAAGTGTTAGGTTCTGTTTTTAAGTTGATATCATGGAATAGACCATGTAATAGTGATTAGCATGCAGCAATATAGTTATAAAACTTACAACAATGAAAGTTACAAAAATTAACATCTAAAAGTAGAATCAACTGACATACTAACCTGTCTTTGCTGTCGACGCTGCAAGATACTGATGGCCCAAGCCATAATGTAGCAGGGCAAAAGAAATCCAGCCGCTCGAAGCAAAAAGAGCTACAGACATTCATTTCATGAACTATTAAATGAGATTCATTTAATACTGAAGTATCAGGTGGGCGAGTTAATAGAAAATGCAAGTTAAAATCCACTTACCGAGAAAATAGCAGATGTATCATCACCGGAATCATCATCTGTGACCCTCAATGCATGTCGCAAGATCAGAAGGGCCATTAGCTGCCAAATGCAGTGAATAAAATTCCaattaaatttatttataatCACACGAGGAATTGAAAtatggaaaagaaatttttaatCTTGAAAAATCAAGGGCTTACAATTAAGGCAGCGGATCGGAAAAATGGAGCCCCATTACTACTTGAAGCAGCATACTCATCATATTCAGTATCCAGAAACTGACGTTCTGCTTCCGTAATTGACAAGATGCGTGGATCGTCCAAACTCAAAGGAGACCCAGAAAGTGTCCAGCCTCCTCTGTAGGAAACATCCATAACCGAAAGATAATAAGACACGTGCAGAAGCTTATACTGTCTTGCTTATATAATTGGCAAATCACTATAGAAAAATTGGATCCCAGTAATAAACAAACAAGAATACAGGAGAAAACGCTGTAGGATTAAAGTTTAGAAAGTAGATAATTTAGTTGCAGtccaagaaaccctagagaaactctagttataaaaagataaaagataATAGAGTACCTACAAAGACGCATTACATTAAAACCTACTATTCCTATTTCCCAGCCCTACGATCATATTAAACCGTAGTCCTCAAAAACGGGAAAGGAACAAATCCCTAACAAGAACTACTACAACCCTAAACTAAATTGGAAAGCCTCTTGGATGCTCCTGCATCAGAATGAGAATGACAGAAGTATTAACTAGCATTGTTACCAAACATTAAAAAGGATATGAAAAGCATAAACATTACCGCTAAAACACAaggtaaacaaaaataaaaaaggacttACATTTCAATAGTAGTTTCATCAGGATGTGGACGAGGAGGTGCAGTGTAGCCTGGTTGGTAAGGCTGTAGATAATACAAAAGATCACCGTGTAAGCTGGACAGGAAACAAAGAAGTAATACTTGAAATGATTTAAAAACTTCAAGAATAAGTCAGATGCAGCAATATGAACTGCAAAAATTCAGACATCCGGTTTACTCCAAATATGATCAAAGAAAACAGAAGGTCACCTACTTCTTCAAATTCAAAAGGATAACTTATCTACACAATGTTGAATGAAAACAGCAAAAGCATACTTAGCAATGATATCTAAGAACCATGTGCACAAATTTATGCAAATGACTTTCTATTCACCTGTTCAAATCGAATTTTCATGGATACAATCATGGCCCTGCGGTATCATTTAATTCATTAAGTCAAGGTTCATCACACCCTTACCATGTCACATCATAAATCCATATGTAACTGTCATCCATCCTCTCAATACTAGTTCAGATTCCTTTCGGAATGGGGCAGCCCACTCATTCTAATCGGAAATTAGGACTTAACTTTTCAAGAACAGTAGCCAAGAAAGTAAGAAAATCTAATAAAGGCACTCATAAGATTCGAGGAGCCTACCTGATGGCAAATTTCACAAGTTATATCTCCTTTCTCATTGCACCAATGCTGAACACACTTCCTATGAGcatactgaaaaaaaaaaaaaaaaaaaagacggtTAAACTCATTTACAATTCCATCGGAAACACATAACAACAGATGTAACTAAATTTTCAACACAGATAATGAGATTATATTTCACCAACAataatcaaaagaaaagaacgGAAGACTATAAAGCACTAGTTCATCCCATATTTTCTCAGATAATCGACATTCACCAAGACACTTGCAAATAAATTGCAACATTTCTTTCGATTACATCAATGAACAAACAAGGAGGCCGAACAATTAGCACAGAATTTGAGAGGGCATGTCACATTGACTTGATGCCCCTAATTCATGCAAAcattttcaagttttcaatATCCTCTCTAACCACACGAAACGACACCATAGCTTATAGTCATGTCAAATCAATTTAACTCCACGACGACACAAATTGACCATCAGATACAAACTCAAAACTTATATGTATTTACCTTGAGGCTGCCGCAACAGGCACAAGGAGTTTCCAAATTGTTGACGCTATCCTCATCCTGGCAAATGCGGCACTCCGCCGTCTGAATCAACGGCTCCTGCTCCTCCTCCTCGCCGCAGTCGccctccgccgccgccgacgAGCTAGACGAAGGTCCGGCCTCGGTCTCCGGCGGCGCCGGGTCCTCCACTGCCGCCTTAACGTCGGACGGCGGCTGCGAGGCCATGGGCCTAATGAGACGGTCGACGTACAACACTATGTGATCACTCATTGCTATAATTCACAGAAGAAACCAACAAACAATAAGCAAAAATCAAAAGCCTAATTACCGGGTCAAATTAAAGCCCTAGAAACCCAGGATCGCGCTGGGAGAGAGCACAGCGCGGATCGGAGGTTtcagagagaaagaggaagCGGATTTGGGAGAAGCGTTTACCTCCGAATTTGGAAAACTGCGCTTTGAAAATCTcggggggaagagagagaatttCGGTTCGTCTTTTTGGATTTTCCCCAAAATACCAACTTCAACTTGGCTGCCTTTTCCCAAAGTTGGGAATTGCTATATATAGTGCGAGGTGGCTTTTATCCTCCCCTCGGCTTCACCGAACGATCCCGGGGGCATTTTCGTCAGTTTATTTTTCCTTTGCCGCGTAAACGACCCGTTCTTTTATAATTGCAATGCACGGGTGTGTGTCAGTGTTACTGTTAGTCAGCGACTTGGTGCAAGGGGTAAAATTAGAGACATTCTATTTCTTGTCCAAGACGTTGCACAATATGAATTTTCTACCTCATTTACATTCtattctattgtttgtttagTTTCTAAGTTTTAGTTTGGAGAGGATTGTATGCACCAAGTGCACTGTCGGTTAttttaatctctaaaaaaataacAGTCACTCATCTAATCCACccatttatatattttaatatcaaaaaaattacatccattcatattgcaagtacCCATGCACTGACGGTGCATGGAATACACTCCCGTTTTAGTTTTTCTTGTAATTTCATAAACTCCATTTTGAGTCTTATCCATCGAAGAAGACAGACTTCAAGACTGAAACCTGCCATTATATAATAATGGAAGTGTGATTCTTGATGACAAAAGTGAATAATGCACAAAAGTAAATGACTTCGGAGCAttagagtaattttttttttccttcaatttttgAACCAACCAATTCCTACACTTTGAAGACTTCCACCATCGTAGTCTTATGTATTTGCTAGTCTTtacttatccaaaaaaaaaaaaaaattgctactAACAATTTTTCAAATTGGAGGTCTGGTAGAGAACATGGTCACTTAAAATGGGTTGTATGATTAGCCCCCTTTTGATAAATTTGGTAGGATTTGACTGGCCTCTGCCCTTTGTCATACAGCTAAGATGGGTAGTTCTTTAGACACCAAGGAAAGGATTTGGGTACCACAAGGCCCAAGGCCTAGACACGTCCAATTGAAAGACGATGAAAACCGGAAAACGAAAATTACGTTGTCAAACAAAAATTAGCCTAGAAGGGGCGTTCgtacttcatttttttttttttttttgagaaaagggcggtgcggcagccctcaagccttgatagccttaattaaagaaactgtcgaatacaagggggggacattgagcctaaacccctgattacaataagtagaatatcctgaaatactatcctgagtctctactaaatgcttgtactcaacaaagcaccaactagcaaagagcgctctactggcgactctatttgctttaactgcaTTAACGCAGCGGTGatacaacggaaagataacttgatctgcaacCCGACTGCAgcaaagcataattaccatacgcaTAGCTTTCCCATCATAATGCCACTGGACACTACATCCGGTGACACATAGTTTCCCTCTGCTACtaagaggcagcgaccatttgcaaatgcaaggaactcgtcgcctacctagagcaaaacaggcacacaaggtgcaatGACTGGCACACAGGCCACTGGCACACAGGCCACTGCCTCCAACCAGAACACGGTTGGAGCTTATTACCGACAAAGCAATAACAGAAAACAAATAACTAAACCAACAAAAAGCAAAGCACAACCAGCAAGGGTCGAAGACCAAAGGCCCGGCCCAATCACCATTCTTCCCAGTAAAGACCTCAAGCGCCACAAGCAGCCATCGCCGCCACCATACTCTCGCTCCTCCGCTCCGCCGCAACGCATCACCACACCACCGCCTTGCCCCACCACACCACCGCCTAGCATCGCTACACCACAGATCGAGCACATCTGACAACAGGGACCAGATCCCAGGGCGGAACAGATCCCTTTCGGGATCGACTCTGTCCAGAGCATGAAGTCGCCGCCATCGCCCAGATCTCTGGTGCTTTGAGGATTCCAGAGTATGCCGCCGGCCAACCGCCCCGTACCGCCGCTCCTCACCTGCACTCGCCCACAACCCGCGAAGGACAGATCGAGATCGCTCTGTCCCACCCGGGAGACAGCCACCATCCACTTGCCCTGGGCCACGTCTCAGCCAGAAACCCTCGCCGGAGTGCACAGAACCATCAccggcccgtccgacgacaacgccccaaggacgcgccgccggacggagcATCACTCTCGCTCAACGACACcaggcgcgtgaggcgcgttctccTCAGCTTTTTTGCGTGAGGCACTTTTTGTCCGTACTTCATTTTTATAAGCAAAGAAAGAATAATGTTCTCAGGGAACGAGAAGACTGCCTTTTTGTACCATTGCCAGCGGCGGACTTTCAGATGGAACAAGGTTCGTGCTGTTCTTTCATAACAATGATGTCCGGAATTACAATATTCGTTTCTCACTGAAGATTACATTACAACACTCTTTCCATACAACGGTCAAGAGCTTCAGCTAATCCATGGAATTCAGAAACCTGATGTGATGAATGAAGGCTGCTTCAGTATAAGAATAATCAGATGCGAGCAGCAGAGTCCGTGCATTAACATTAACGTATTATCATACAACGATACAGCATTCTAAATCTCTCCCCACAACCAACCTACCCAACTTTTATCCTAACCTCGCGATGGGTGACAAGAGCCTGTGGTATAATCAATAAGAGGTGCTGGGCTCCCTTGAATACAAAATGGGAATCTAATCCTAGCTCCGGCAATTTACTCTACATTCTGTGTGGAAACCCCACAAT
Coding sequences within:
- the LOC133710484 gene encoding uncharacterized protein LOC133710484 — encoded protein: MSDHIVLYVDRLIRPMASQPPSDVKAAVEDPAPPETEAGPSSSSSAAAEGDCGEEEEQEPLIQTAECRICQDEDSVNNLETPCACCGSLKYAHRKCVQHWCNEKGDITCEICHQPYQPGYTAPPRPHPDETTIEIGGWTLSGSPLSLDDPRILSITEAERQFLDTEYDEYAASSSNGAPFFRSAALILMALLILRHALRVTDDDSGDDTSAIFSLFLLRAAGFLLPCYIMAWAISILQRRQQRQEAAALAATQVAFVLQSGQHRGLQFAVASGPPGTTAQQETA